One genomic region from Clostridia bacterium encodes:
- the rsmD gene encoding 16S rRNA (guanine(966)-N(2))-methyltransferase RsmD yields the protein MRIIAGKHRGRKLLTPKDDAVIRPTSDFTREALFNVLSSRVAGADVLDLFGGTGALTLESLSRGAKSATVADRSRESLSLIRRNAEMMGETPTVVAGEYDAVCRRLRGQAFDLVFLDPPYAMDVQPVLACIRENELVRENGTVIYEHDKSNAFAPVDGWRVIDERVYGRVALTFLQRE from the coding sequence ATGAGAATTATTGCCGGAAAACACAGGGGGCGCAAGTTGCTGACGCCCAAAGACGATGCGGTCATTCGTCCTACGAGCGACTTTACGCGCGAGGCGTTGTTTAACGTATTGTCCTCTCGCGTCGCGGGGGCGGACGTGTTGGACTTGTTCGGCGGAACGGGGGCACTGACCTTGGAAAGCCTGTCGCGCGGCGCAAAAAGCGCGACGGTGGCCGACCGAAGCCGCGAAAGTTTGTCCCTCATACGGCGCAACGCCGAGATGATGGGGGAGACGCCCACCGTCGTAGCGGGCGAGTACGACGCCGTATGCCGCAGGCTTCGCGGACAAGCCTTCGATCTCGTCTTTCTCGATCCGCCGTACGCGATGGACGTACAGCCCGTCTTGGCGTGCATAAGGGAAAACGAGTTGGTGCGTGAGAACGGAACGGTGATATACGAACATGATAAAAGCAACGCTTTTGCGCCCGTGGACGGATGGCGCGTGATTGATGAACGAGTCTACGGAAGGGTGGCGTTGACTTTTTTGCAACGAGAATAA
- a CDS encoding nucleotidyltransferase family protein — MKFVCVVAEYNPLHLGHVRHLAASKSLGDATLVVLGGDFCQRGFSAVLDKYTRAEEAVSAGADVVVELPTVYAVSCAEQFARGAMRLVDLLPNSVLSFGSECGDASLLQATASLLDDATVDAYVKASVSEGTAYPRARAEAIARFSREHNISIADVTQPNNILALEYIRAAQRPHDYFTLRRTDDYHSDAPALSSGYVRKALSEGLPYADLVPDCVRRDLARATTAQDVLYLAALRAHSKASFEDLLDNAEGLSNRIWQCAMEANTLDEAVDRAMTKRYTRARVARLFTAALLDLRRGDLVEADAAPAYFNVLAVKKDRTDLISHLGRYAEICTTQRELVGGTPTQRIDARAHETYRLLHATDVSHSVRVVE; from the coding sequence GTGAAATTCGTTTGCGTCGTCGCCGAATACAATCCGTTGCACTTGGGCCACGTCCGCCATCTCGCGGCGTCCAAGTCCTTAGGCGACGCCACCTTGGTCGTACTGGGCGGCGATTTTTGTCAACGCGGTTTCTCTGCCGTTTTGGACAAATACACCCGCGCCGAAGAAGCGGTTTCGGCGGGCGCGGACGTCGTGGTGGAATTGCCCACCGTGTACGCCGTTTCCTGCGCGGAGCAATTCGCCCGCGGGGCTATGCGCTTGGTCGATCTACTGCCCAACAGCGTACTCTCTTTCGGTAGCGAATGCGGGGACGCGTCCCTTCTCCAAGCCACGGCGTCTCTTCTCGACGACGCCACCGTAGACGCCTACGTCAAAGCCTCGGTTTCCGAGGGCACGGCCTACCCCCGCGCCCGTGCCGAAGCCATCGCACGTTTTTCCCGCGAACACAATATATCGATAGCGGACGTCACCCAACCCAACAACATATTGGCTTTGGAGTATATCCGCGCGGCCCAACGTCCGCACGACTATTTCACCCTACGCCGCACCGACGACTACCACAGCGACGCCCCCGCTTTGTCGAGCGGCTACGTGCGCAAAGCCTTGAGCGAAGGCCTACCCTACGCCGACCTCGTCCCCGACTGCGTGCGCCGCGACTTAGCCCGCGCCACCACCGCCCAAGACGTACTCTATTTGGCGGCTTTACGCGCCCACTCAAAGGCCTCATTCGAAGACCTATTGGACAATGCCGAAGGGCTGTCCAACCGTATATGGCAATGCGCGATGGAGGCCAACACCTTGGACGAGGCGGTCGACCGCGCCATGACCAAACGCTACACCCGCGCCCGCGTTGCGCGCCTCTTCACGGCGGCTCTGCTTGACCTACGCCGCGGCGACCTCGTCGAGGCCGACGCCGCCCCCGCCTACTTCAACGTGCTGGCCGTCAAAAAAGATCGCACCGACCTCATTTCGCACCTCGGCCGATACGCCGAAATATGCACCACCCAGCGCGAACTCGTCGGCGGCACGCCCACCCAGCGCATTGACGCACGAGCGCACGAGACCTATCGCTTACTGCACGCGACCGACGTGTCCCACAGCGTGCGCGTCGTAGAATAA
- the coaD gene encoding pantetheine-phosphate adenylyltransferase, with protein MKTCMLTGSFDPFTVGHFDLVKRVAGVFDKVYVAILVNPVKKCTFSVDQRLRIIHAALDGFENVRVISYAGMTYELAKELEVDYLVRGIRVESDFRYEADMAEFNMQEGGVDTICLMTNKLHDVSSSEVRRRLQAKESLVGFVPEACIHLVETVYWGEIEG; from the coding sequence ATGAAAACTTGTATGCTAACGGGCAGTTTCGACCCCTTTACGGTGGGACATTTCGATTTGGTGAAGCGCGTGGCGGGCGTATTCGACAAGGTGTACGTGGCCATTTTGGTCAATCCCGTCAAAAAATGCACTTTCTCGGTGGATCAGCGTCTGCGTATCATTCACGCGGCGTTGGACGGATTCGAGAACGTGCGCGTGATCTCCTATGCGGGTATGACCTACGAGTTGGCCAAGGAGTTAGAGGTGGATTATTTGGTGCGCGGCATTCGCGTGGAGAGCGACTTCCGCTACGAGGCGGATATGGCCGAATTCAATATGCAGGAGGGCGGCGTGGATACCATTTGTTTGATGACGAACAAGCTGCACGACGTGTCTTCGAGCGAGGTGCGCCGTAGATTGCAAGCCAAAGAGAGCCTGGTGGGATTCGTGCCCGAGGCGTGTATCCATTTGGTCGAAACCGTTTATTGGGGCGAGATAGAGGGCTAA